The segment GGTAGCTCAAACTCTTGTGCATATTGCGAAAATGGAATTGGGATGTCTTCGCTGTCTGCCATTTTTTGAAAACCTAAGACAAAAcgaaaaattatataatattgataaatcagaTTACACAACgaacaaaaatgtatataaccacaaataaattaattttaatgtttatttgatttgtaaaatataatatataattttaatatatatataatatatatatatataattttaataagtagttagttaaaaaacaacttaccAGGTCTATGTCTGCGAGTGGATAATAAAGACGCGTTGATGCTATTCGAATGTAACCAATTAAAAATTACTTTGCGCTTATAAAGGTTAGCTATTGTTTGTTCAGCAAAATATAAATGCGCAATCCTGTTATATGATAGCTTTAACTTTACACGTGTGTATGTCTTTACctaaacaagtcacaacttGTTTTATGaacacgtttatgaataaactaTCTATAGAAATGTTTAaggtaaattaaaatgaaaacaagaaaataataagataatatatttatttatcataagaCATCACTGAATaatattgttaaaataaaaacacaataagtataataagtagAAGAAAGATTTATTTTTAGGACATATAATTGAATTAGTTATTATcttcaacttatatttatagtttttaatagatttataaaattaatatcaaaATGTTGTTTCAATTATATGTGCTATTCAATTTACTAATGACCTCTGACTGCATATagtacaatttattttatacaaaacatgacaattgattacaaattaaacattaagtATTGAGGTATGCCCCCAAGCTTTCGTCACTATTTGGTTGTCAGATATCATACGCTTATCATCATTAGCTGAAAGGGCGACTTTATTTACACTTTGGGTAAATATATTGTGCTTAATCGACTTAAATAATATGTTTCTTCTTTTTATTTCATCTCCTTGAAATAATGATTTCACGTAATGAGAAAACTCAAATTTGCATACTACAGGTTCTCTCACACCCTtagcttttttaataattttatcaaCTGTTTTGATAGAATACACTTTAGAACGAAGTCCAACATACTCTTTAATCATTTTTCCTTTCATTTCATCCTTAAAAAGTCCTGgcacttttttattttgaacaggtaataaaaatttattatcaatatcgtaACAACTAGTATcgaaatatgttaaaaaatgcattcttaaatctttaaaaagtcttttgtttgtatataataaacaaaactatCTGTATCCGTGTAACACATTTGTAGACGAGTATCATAAAAACgtttaaatactgaataatgaaAATCATACATATGACTTTTAGATAACTCTAGTACAGCGAAACCAATGTAGATCGGTTTATCTAAAATTATTAGATCTGGTTTCAATTGAACTGCCACCAAATTTTCAGTAAAAACTGATACACTGTGAAAATTTGGCCTTGCAATTAATCTGTCAGCGGTGATTTTCTTTTTTGTTGTGTTATCATTGTCTGTCCACTGATTAACTAAGCGCACATCAACCCTTTTCTCAGTATTTTCTAAAGTTTTACCAAATATACTGTTATTCATCAATTTACAAAAATCTTGTTCAAAGACAGACGTTGCCTCTTGACGTAGCCTTGTATTCATatcaatatattgttttaagtaaGGGGACTGTTTGAACGTAATTACTCtatgtactttttttaattttaaaccatGTTTAAGACACGTTTTCAAATGTACATAATGAATCACATACAAATATTTGTCATATAGATTAGGTACCAGTTTATAATGCGTCCCACCTGGTGGAACACTTTTTCGGGACAAAATGGTAAATCATTATGTTTATCATGTAAATCATTGGGGTAAATAATATCAACTTCTAGAATGAAACCATAATCCGAGTCATCAGGGATTTGAGTGATATTTAAAGCACTTATTTCATTGGTTTCTAGAAACCTAAAGTCTGATAGGGGCATATACTGACACATGCTGTAACCATATAAATTATTACAGTCGATATAAATTAGGTATGAGTCTATCTGGGATGAGTCATAGTGAGGTAAGTATATGTTATTAGCCTTTGCATATCGTAGAGAGGTCATACAGACTCCCCCTCTTATTCCAGATTGGATCATCTTAAGCATGTTAAAGTCATCTATAAGCTCTAATTCAATACCAGTTTTCAGAAGCATGGCATCAAATGATAAGCTAGGTGTAGTTAAATAAAAAGCAGGATCCAAGTCATAGTGTTGTTTGCAAGTAGCGCgaaacttttcaaaaatatcggttAGCAGAAGAACATCCGTTTGCAAATATAGGTCTGTATATTCacctaaattttgaattttaaactGTTGCCATACTTTTTGCGCATGATTATAATCTTTTACAGAAATGTTCTCATCAGTGAGCGAATTATGAAAACAGTCAATACTTGGCAGGTATTTTTCTTCAAAACATTGCCATTTATTCATATACTCATAGGGAAACACACCTTTTCGTGTAAGTAATTCAAACTCCtcatcattacaaaaatatttatgtaaatgaaCAAAGTCAGATTTCTGCATAGTTGTAGTTAGTTTTTCTAAACTTGTATCTAAAAATTTGAAAGAATCTACAAAACGAAGCTGAAAATACTCATTCTCGATAGGGATAaatttagtaaaagaaatatagttttctttggttTTAGGTATAACTTTGACGTTTCCAGGTGCCTCCCCCAATTTTTTGATAAATAGATGGCAATCATAACCAGACAGATTGTGAAAAAAATAGGTACGAAACAAGGACGTTTATATTGtaagttacatatattatgtgccGCTCCCCGATATCTTCCTGTAATGTGACAGTGATCTCGAACCCGATCAGAAAATagaaaatggttacaaatatgaCAACGTTTAGCGTTCAAAAAGTTTTGGTCGTCATTCTCATTACATATTATTGGGGTATTTTTgttcacaattttataaattttagcaACATCTTTGTAGATTGCCTCAATAAATTTATCGACGCAATCAGTACCGCGATAAGAGAAATAACGATTATGACTCGGATCTGCGTTACAAACAATATGATACCCAAAGGCAGCTGGTATATGATGATGCAAAGTTGTAGTGTTAGGGGTAAGACTATCACTAGTATCAGTATCAGAGTCACTAGTTTCAGTTGGTTGTAGTAACGATTCAAAATCTGCATATATAACGAATGGAACATTCTGTTTACGATCgaaatgtttaaatttaattactgtCCCCTTTTCTGGTAAAACGGTAACTATTCCAGTACACAAGTGATTTGCGAGTTCTTCCTGCGTGAGAAAAAATAACAGACAGGTTTCGCAAAAGTATATCTTACTATTATGCTTTGTTACTTGTCTGCGCACAAGACGACTCAAGTCTTTAATTAGAACATAATGTGGTGGGTGACTACCATCGTCTATTAAAAGTAggtttatattttttctacatttCTGATTACTAGATACTTTAGACTTGTAAAGGGGGCccacaacaattttattatttttcaaaccaaaaatcgtcaaTGAAATCATAGGGTTATTTTTTTCGAATATTCTTATGTCATCAAATGTGACTGGAAAAGAAATTTGAGAAATATTCAAAACGTCTCGAAAATTAGGATAAGATGATACTCTTTCAGGGTGTTTTGTAGAAGGATGCAAAGCCGCTGTTACACACCATAAAAAACAGCATTGATCgttgttttgtatatttatacatgcttttttgttttttatgaacTTTGGCAGGTCAACATAGCTTGAACCTCGTAATGGTTGATACTTGTTAATGTTGATCTCTAAATGAGAGTTACTAACAAAAGCCCATCCACTATCACGGTCTTGAAATTCCTCAAATTTTTTCTTTAGACAGTTAACAACTTCGCAAAACAGTGACTCAAAATCATAACttaagtataaaattttatttttagttccaAATGATTTTATTGATTGACTATTATCTTTGAACATTAAAAACAATCCAAAGAGCTCGAAATTTACTTTTACGCACGTATGTTTCGTAAGTGAATTATCTAAAAgccgttttattttgtttcgaaTAGAGTTCATAAACGCATCGACAGACGTCAGACTTTGGTCGTTGGTTGCTGATATACGATAAGTGGCAATGCGCATCCGAAATGCAGACTCTACTACTTCAACACCATCATTAAGTAATTTGTTAGAACATACAGTTGTTTTATGTGCAGTGCTTCGAAGATGACctgtccatttatttttgtcTACAGATGAACTACACGGTACACAGAAAGGCATAATGAATTATGTTAATGCAAAAGATGTAGCTAAACTCACTAGGCTATTTTGAAACCGTAATTTGTCAAACACTAATTTAATACATCTATTTACTATTAGCATACGTTGTATTAATCAAAACAGTTGACTCGACTGACTTCTCATTAAGAATGCAATGAATTGTTAACACTATGCAAAGTATGGTAGTATaagtctataaatataaatcaaataaaGTCGCAGTATTAAATTATCGCATTCGAAAATATTCTTTAAATTTAACAGAAAGTAACCTTTTATCTTacaaaaattaatttctgtatttattcattaaaactttttcgcacataaaatattgaaaacctataatatttaagtatCTATTTTTGTACACAAACTATTTATATAAGCGTACGATAATATCGTACGCTATACgaatatattatattcttaaTGCAAAAACCATATTCGAGATTTAGTTATAGACGTAGGTATCTACCTTTGCTATTAACTATAACTTGATTTTGTCAacaactttgaataaaaaataacaaaattttgtttaaatagaATTCTCTTACTGTGGGAGATTTGAAAATATtcaactaattttttttataattattataataaacaggTTCACATTCtccaaaaatattaaaggcTTGACCTAAGAACGTTTGTATTTGATTCCACTCGGAGGAATTCTCTTGACATTGCAATTTAACCGACGCTAATGCTTTTTTATAACGTTCTTCAGGCTCAGATTTTTGGTAATCATTAATGTTATACACTTTTAAATCAATGAAAAAATTACCGTCTGTTATCGTAGTGCGTCGACTAGAACCTGTCGATACGCGGCTGGTAAACGATGATGTTGTCTTGACGGTTTTCGAACTGCCCTCGCTGGTGATCTTCTCTTCTTCTCTTATGATTTTGAAGATATCGGTTTCAGGCGATTTTTTGGAAGaactgaaaaataaaacagaattacaaTATTTCAAGCAAATACATTATGTTATAGTTGCACAATCAcaataaagtaatttaattttaaaaacaactaaaaataaGTAGTACCTAGAGCCAACATTCTTATTTTCACTGGTTGACGTTCGTGCTTTTTtggttgtttttttcttttgcgCGCAAGGTGTTGGTGAGGATGAATGTAGTACCCGTCGATTTTCTGTTTCAACTTCGGACCTTAAATaagaaaaacaatattaaatgtatgtcaattaataataattatgttgacACAAAACTAAACCAAGTTCATAGTTATGACTGACAACGTTATAAATAGATGAGAATAAGATAACTGAGAAATAAATTAACGTGATAAACACACAGATATGCCTTACCAGGATTAAATCCTGTAACCTCAAGCTTAGAAAACAGAGTCACTAACGACTAGACTAGCAGGAACTGTTAAATATAACTCTaaggattattttaattaatataaaataaatgaattacctTGCGGCTGAGGATGATTTCCTTTTCTTGATATTCTTTGTAGCAATCTTCTTCGGTTCAGGTGAGGGCGTGCGCGTGTATACTGAACATTCGGAGTCAgaccttcaaaaaagaataaaaatataccaacAATACTTAAATCAAAGTTTTAAAGAGATTCGATATATAGGGttataaatacttactaacaTTTTAAATGAAGTTGAAAGTTGCAGATTCCTCACTTAACAAAAATAACGAGCAGCTTCACGTCGCAATACAGAATAGTAAAGAAATTGTTGCATAAAAACGCATTATTTTATAGTGAAATATTTGATGAGTTGATATTAAATCGAAACATAAATATATGACTAAAGAACCAAgttctgacattcaactttagatctaaatattataaatttaaataaatattatcgtttttataaattgaagcacataatttatattcaaagtaTATTACCACTTGTATTTCACAAAGCGCCGACAAAGTATCGAATTAACAAATAATACCGCAAGTCTTGCAACACGTGTAAATATGACCGCTACCACGAGTACTTACCGATTAAgttcaaaatgttttttattttttatttcagtatatatatatatatatatatatatatatatatatgacaaATACCATCAACACTATCGTTTTTCGTTAGTTCGGGTGCTACCTACGTAAGTATTAAACATTtttgaaagaagaaagaaagtaagaaaataaagacattaattgcagccaaataaaatatacaatatgaggcttacatactaaacagtacaaaatcagTTACATTGGGTTTGGTTTGTGGTTGCAAAAGGACACCACTCGACATATGCTCTGACACTGATGGTggcacagcgctggtcttccgtggagccTTGGGTCGGGCGATAGTgcaatacaataattattatacaattaaagGCACAGAGTAATTAAGAAAGTCAGTGACACACTATACAAGGACAAGactacttataatatttttgaacatttatggaaaacaacttaaaaacaaACCTTCTTCAatgcatataatatgtattaacatattatatgcattaattatttacactaaattattataaaatcattaaagaacaacaaTGTTTCATACAATAAAACACAACTCACCTTTATAGAATGTTGGTTAAATAATATCATGGTATAGGACAATAAACACAGCGTCATCATTTTCAGTAAGTAACATGCAATTCTCATATCAGCGACATTgttgattgaaataaaatacctCGACACATTGTGATTAACACAACAGAAGCGTCATTTCGAATAATAGTTGTTGATATGCAgaaaaaaattattactattatatatatatataaatgtaattAACTTAAATTCAATACACTATTCTTTTCAATAGacttatttgtcaaaataatttgaatttgcGATAGTGAAAAGCAAAAAGGTTCGCGTCTTTCCtgtagatcatttcaaaaataagGGTTTAAATCCTATCTTTTATTTAATCAGTCTGTATTACCAttacttttcattcattaaGCTTATCAGTATTATGTTCATAAACTTAGATGCGTATATGACTTAGGTAGAAACAGTAACCAATCTcttattttattctttaatcGGATTATTACATATCAACATATCGGACTCGACTACCTGTTATCGCATGTTCCGTcacttgtttatttatatattatatccaaagtatgacaaagacaaagcaTAGCAGGTTCGACTATTTACGTTTCATAAACAATTTAGAGTATTAATACATACGTACTTTGTTAGTCTTACgatcatatgtatgtatgtaactatagacttaaataaaaattatgcttTATTTTCAGTGGATAACATTGTTTTTTGATTTAACCTTACTTTAAGTTTTGTTGGTTTTACATTATGAACTAAGTTTACATGAagataaaattacataaatgtattttgaacttGAATACGATCGGACTATGGTTGAAATCGGTACTAGTAAAGGCAAATTACGTTAAATCTCGTAACACCAACGTCACATTTAACAACCAATCACATTGTCAGGTCTACATCGCGC is part of the Leguminivora glycinivorella isolate SPB_JAAS2020 chromosome 3, LegGlyc_1.1, whole genome shotgun sequence genome and harbors:
- the LOC125242534 gene encoding uncharacterized protein LOC125242534, encoding MSDSECSVYTRTPSPEPKKIATKNIKKRKSSSAARSEVETENRRVLHSSSPTPCAQKKKTTKKARTSTSENKNVGSSSSKKSPETDIFKIIREEEKITSEGSSKTVKTTSSFTSRVSTGSSRRTTITDGFQKMADSEDIPIPFSQYAQEFELPQEFDDSDLYKKIKKNIENPKAKKRNKVNIHNKVVKRTQGHPPSFVINNHEIKGNKLIKIQIINITEDVRDQNDEQNENVLLSAQYVAGDNFDEIIDSTEALINKISKKICGYSTSY